A portion of the Salminus brasiliensis chromosome 9, fSalBra1.hap2, whole genome shotgun sequence genome contains these proteins:
- the LOC140562581 gene encoding glyoxal reductase isoform X1 — MQSKARQSKARLSNALWLSNAHTSAFISFTVAKLNPRDHHPIFTTAASMQPCPAVPISNGLKIPVLGLGTSHNGGYSHEAVVYALQECGIRHIDTAKRYGCEEALAGSLLESRVPREDLWITTKLWPGDYGYQSATQACRASAARLGVEYLDLYLMHWPDCTVPGRSNREVRAETWRALEEMYDEGLCRAIGVSNFLVSHLEELKEDCGVVPHVNQVEFHPFQQPWELVEYCRREGIAFEGYCPLAKGQALTHPVILELSKKYNRSASQICIRWSIQNGVITIPKSTKPHRILENCQVFGFMLSEEDMDSIGRLHTDTKLVRLSYPLWKG; from the exons ATGCAAAGCAAGGCAAGGCAAAGCAAGGCAAGGCTCAGTAATGCACTTTGGCTCAGTAATGCACACACTAGTGCATTCATTTCATTTACTGTAGCTAAGCTAAATCCCAGAGACCATCATCCTATCTTCACTACAGCAGCTTCCATGCAACCGTGTCCTGCTGTGCCCATCTCCAATGGCCTCAAAATTCCAGTTCTTGGATTAG GGACATCGCATAATGGAGGCTACTCCCATGAGGCCGTGGTTTACGCTCTTCAGGAATGTGGCATCAGACACATAGACACGGCTAAGAGGTATGGCTGCGAGGAGGCCTTGGCAGGTTCCTTGTTGGAGAGCAGAGTGCCACGCGAGGACCTGTGGATCACCACTAAGCTCTGGCCGGGGGACTACGGGTACCAGAGCGCCACACAGGCCTGTAGGGCCTCTGCTGCCAGGCTGGGAGTGGAGTATTTAG ACCTGTATCTTATGCACTGGCCTGACTGCACAGTCCCAGGACGCTCCAACAGAGAAGTTCGAGCAGAGACGTGGAGAGCATTGGAGGAGATGTACGATGAAG GATTGTGTCGTGCCATTGGTGTGAGCAACTTCCTCGTCTCTCATCTTGAGGAGCTGAAAGAAGACTGCGGAGTGGTTCCTCATGTTAACCAG GTGGAGTTCCATCCCTTCCAGCAACCATGGGAGCTGGTGGAGTATTGTCGCAGGGAGGGCATAGCATTTGAGGGCTACTGCCCTCTAGCCAAGGGCCAGGCCCTCACCCATCCGGTCATCCTGGAGCTGTCAAAAAAGTACAACCGCAGTGCCTCCCAGATATGCATCCGCTGGAGCATTCAG AATGGGGTCATCACAATCCCAAAGTCCACCAAGCCACACAGGATTCTTGAAAACTGCCAA GTTTTTGGGTTCATGCTCTCAGAAGAGGACATGGACAGTATAGGGCGTCTTCACACTGATACAAAGCTTGTTCGTCTCAGTTACCCGCTCTGGAAAGGATAA
- the LOC140562581 gene encoding glyoxal reductase isoform X2: protein MQSKARQSKARLSNALWLSNAHTSAFISFTVAKLNPRDHHPIFTTAASMQPCPAVPISNGLKIPVLGLGTSHNGGYSHEAVVYALQECGIRHIDTAKRYGCEEALAGSLLESRVPREDLWITTKLWPGDYGYQSATQACRASAARLGVEYLDLYLMHWPDCTVPGRSNREVRAETWRALEEMYDEGLCRAIGVSNFLVSHLEELKEDCGVVPHVNQVEFHPFQQPWELVEYCRREGIAFEGYCPLAKGQALTHPVILELSKKYNRSASQICIRWSIQNGVITIPKSTKPHRILENCQVFGFQLEDKDLEALKALHDGRHVSWDPTHVE from the exons ATGCAAAGCAAGGCAAGGCAAAGCAAGGCAAGGCTCAGTAATGCACTTTGGCTCAGTAATGCACACACTAGTGCATTCATTTCATTTACTGTAGCTAAGCTAAATCCCAGAGACCATCATCCTATCTTCACTACAGCAGCTTCCATGCAACCGTGTCCTGCTGTGCCCATCTCCAATGGCCTCAAAATTCCAGTTCTTGGATTAG GGACATCGCATAATGGAGGCTACTCCCATGAGGCCGTGGTTTACGCTCTTCAGGAATGTGGCATCAGACACATAGACACGGCTAAGAGGTATGGCTGCGAGGAGGCCTTGGCAGGTTCCTTGTTGGAGAGCAGAGTGCCACGCGAGGACCTGTGGATCACCACTAAGCTCTGGCCGGGGGACTACGGGTACCAGAGCGCCACACAGGCCTGTAGGGCCTCTGCTGCCAGGCTGGGAGTGGAGTATTTAG ACCTGTATCTTATGCACTGGCCTGACTGCACAGTCCCAGGACGCTCCAACAGAGAAGTTCGAGCAGAGACGTGGAGAGCATTGGAGGAGATGTACGATGAAG GATTGTGTCGTGCCATTGGTGTGAGCAACTTCCTCGTCTCTCATCTTGAGGAGCTGAAAGAAGACTGCGGAGTGGTTCCTCATGTTAACCAG GTGGAGTTCCATCCCTTCCAGCAACCATGGGAGCTGGTGGAGTATTGTCGCAGGGAGGGCATAGCATTTGAGGGCTACTGCCCTCTAGCCAAGGGCCAGGCCCTCACCCATCCGGTCATCCTGGAGCTGTCAAAAAAGTACAACCGCAGTGCCTCCCAGATATGCATCCGCTGGAGCATTCAG AATGGGGTCATCACAATCCCAAAGTCCACCAAGCCACACAGGATTCTTGAAAACTGCCAA GTGTTTGGATTCCAACTGGAAGACAAAGACCTGGAAGCTCTGAAAGCATTGCATGATGGGAGGCATGTGAGCTGGGACCCAACCCATGTGGAGTGa